The segment CTACCGCGATGAAGGCGCCGGACTGCCGAAGCTGATCGACCAGGTTCTGGCGGCTGCAAACCTGTCCGTCACTGCCGATGCCAAGGCCTATCTCACGGCGAACTTGGGTGGCGATCGCCTGATCTCGCGCAGCGAGTTGGAGAAGCTCGTCACCTATATGAGTGGACCCGAAGACGGACGGACGCGCGAAGAGGCGAGCGGGTCTGGGCCGGCGCGGCGCACAGTCGATCTGGCCGAAGCCTCAGCCGTGGTCAATGATACGGCCGCGCTTTCTCTGCAGGACATCGCCTATGCCGTCGCCGGCGGCCAACCGGCGGCACTGGACCGGGCTCTGACGCGCAGCTTCGCGGAAGGCCAGTCTCCGGTCGCCGTTCTACGTGGCGTCGCACGGCACTTCCAACAGCTTCATCTCGTCTCGGCTGCGCTTGCCGCGGGGCGCGATCCCGAAAGCGCGCTGAAACAACTACGCCCTCCCGTCTTTTGGAAGGTGAAAGAAGCCTTCGTCGCCCAAGCGCGTGGCTGGCCACCGGCCTGGCTCGGCCGCGCCCTCGCGCGCCTGCTGGAGGCCGAGGCCGCCTGCAAACGCACCGGGCTGCCCGATCGGGCGATCTGCGCTCAGGCGCTGCTCGACCTCGCCGGAAAGGCCCCTCTTCGCCGACGGAGCGCCCGGCACTGATCCTTCCGTCTCTACTGCACGTAAAGTCTATGCAATGGAGAACGAAGCATCATGTCCCTGACCGTCACGCCTTTCTATGCAAGCCTTCTAGGTCTGCAGCTCATTTTTTTGAGTCTCAGGGTCATCCGTCTACGGAGACGAAGTCGCGTTCCGCTCGGTGACGGCGGCGACGAGACGCTGCTGCGCTGCCTGAGGGTACAGGGGAACTTCGCAGAGTACGTTCCCTTCTGTCTATTGCTGATCGCATTGGCAGAGCTGCAAGGCCTACCGGTTTGGCCTCTGCATGGGCTCGGTCTGGCTCTACTGGCCGGGCGTCTCATCCATGCAAGCGGCGTCAGTCGCGACCCCGAACCCTACCGTCTGCGCGTGATCGGTATGTTCTTGACCTTTGCCGTGCTCGGGTTCGGCGCGGCGCTAAATCTGCTTCTCTCGGTGCAGGCCTTACTATAACCAGAGTGATTGAGTTCGAATTTAGAGAATCTCAAAACCGACCAGTAGACCCGTAATCGTGCGATCGTCGTCGGACAGCGGCAATGCCATACCTTCCCATTTCAGCAATCGCGTCTCCGTCATCAATCCCTGTTCTGTGATCGCCCGCGGCTGTTCATGAGAAATGACGCTGGCATAGAAGTCGTGCACGACACGTCCATAATCCTCGTCTTCGTAGTCCGAAACCCGGCGGCCGGTCATATCACGTCCGACATAATCCACTCCCTTGCCGGCGTGAACGCGAAAGCGAAAGTCCAGCGGATCGCGCTCAACGTCGAAGAGATGCATATTGCCGAGGACGAATCCGAGTTCGAGTACGTCGATCGACTGCCGCGAGGGGAAGCCGCGCTTCGAGCATTTGCCCTTCCAGTACGCATAGAGGCGCAGCAGTCGATCGGATCGAACAACGGCTTCGATCTGGTCCGTCGTTTGCGACATCCGAAGGATCTTTCTTTCCGCATCGCACGCACGCCTAAGGCGGATTACGAGCTTGCAGGCTCGCCGATCGAGCCCTTCAACCTAGTCAAGCGACGCTCCAGTGTAACAGTAGCTCCTCTTTTCGCGACTACTTCACGCGAGAAGAAAGAAAAACCAGTACGATTTAGACGTGCTATATGTCTAAAAGTGACGAACAGTTGGTGTTTTTTTGAATCTGTTCGCGTGGGAACCGCGTACGAGCGGAGAAATGGCTCTGCTAACACGCAACTCTCAAATCCAATGTCCGGAGATACTACGGGAGACCCGGCGAGACAATCCTGCCAAGCCAAATGTAAGGCGGTAGCTCAGCCATTGACGGGAGGACAGCGGTCTTCGAATCGCACAAGAAGTGCATCGTGCAACGCTCGGCCTTCGATGAGAAGGCTCTCGATTCTCGGGTTGCTTTATAGAATTTCAGTATTCATCTAAGTTTTTATCATTAATAAATATTAACTAATAAATTATACATGTGAATTACACGATGTTTACAAAATTATTCAGCAGAAATGTTGTGTATCTTCGTTAACATCACCAAATAGCTTGCCGGAAGATAAATTTTCTTAGAGGCACTCCCGTGCAAGTACTCAGATTTATGGCCTTGGCCGGCGCACTAAGCGCCGCATTACTGACGACACAAACGGCCGCCGCCGCGGTTATGGACGTGACCGGTACGACGACCGGCGGGTCCTTTGACTCCTTCAGCAGGCCGGGCGCCCCAGGCGTGCATGGGTTGGAGCTGCGCGGCGGACGCCAGAAGACTCGTGGCGACTGGGAACTCGGGCTCGGGACGCAGACCAGCACGCGCGGCGGCTTCCGTCAGGCGCAATTCGGTTGGGGCAAGCACCTCGACGTCTGGGCTTTTGAATATGTCTACAGCGCCGGATCCGCCCAACTCTGGCTGTGGGACCCGGAGACCGCGCGCTCGAGCGATCCGCTGCTGACCTACTCCGGCTCCCTGCTCACCGGCAACGCCGTCAGTATCTTCGCCAAACGCCAGGCCCAGATCCAGATCACCGAGTTCGACGGCCAGAGCGTGAACTTCCGGGTGGGCGATGCGGCGAACAAGAACCTCTCGGAGACCGCGATCTTCGCCAGTGCCGGCTTCGCCGACGGCTTCAACATCCGCGGGCGTCTGGCGCTGCTCGCCGGCGGCGGTTCCAAACACGCCTTGACCGTGCAGGCGGGCGAGGTGGCCGCCGTCGCCGCCGTTCCCCTGCCCGCGGCTGCCTGGTTCCTGCTGACAGGCCTCGGTGGCCTGGCCGGCCTGCGTTGGCTGAAAGGACGCGAGAGTCGCGGCACCTAAACGAAACATGCTCCGGGTTAGTGACGGAAACGGCGGCTTTCACGGAGCCGCCGTTTTTTCATCTGCGATCCGGCAAAGCGCCAACGGTGGGACTCAAGGCCGTGACCAAGCGTCGCCAAACGACCTCGGCCCATCGAGCGCAGGCCGGCCGGACAGTCCGGTCCGGCGCTTCTTTCCAATCGAATCGCAGGTGGGGATAACGCTACCAAAAATTGCGTAGAAGCTCCTGTACGCCTTTCTGGCCGGTCGGGAAAAAACATGAAGAAAGCTCTTCTTTTTCTATGCGTGATCGTCACTGCTTGCGCACAAGTCGGCCCGCTTCAACAAGACGCCAAGTCATGCAGCAAAGCAGGTGGTTTCTTCGGTTACTCATACTGCGTCGATGCGGCGCTGCGAAAATCCGTCGCTGGCAACCCAAACGAGCAGGCATCCGCCGTCTTTTCTCATATCGTTTGGCTGCGTGGACAGGTCGGCGAGAAGGCTCTGTCCCATCAGCAAGCGATCGAACAGCTGGATTTTTTCATAGCACAGCAAGCCGCAGCGGAAACTCCCGAGGTCGGGA is part of the Algihabitans albus genome and harbors:
- a CDS encoding VPLPA-CTERM sorting domain-containing protein, translating into MALAGALSAALLTTQTAAAAVMDVTGTTTGGSFDSFSRPGAPGVHGLELRGGRQKTRGDWELGLGTQTSTRGGFRQAQFGWGKHLDVWAFEYVYSAGSAQLWLWDPETARSSDPLLTYSGSLLTGNAVSIFAKRQAQIQITEFDGQSVNFRVGDAANKNLSETAIFASAGFADGFNIRGRLALLAGGGSKHALTVQAGEVAAVAAVPLPAAAWFLLTGLGGLAGLRWLKGRESRGT
- a CDS encoding MAPEG family protein → MSLTVTPFYASLLGLQLIFLSLRVIRLRRRSRVPLGDGGDETLLRCLRVQGNFAEYVPFCLLLIALAELQGLPVWPLHGLGLALLAGRLIHASGVSRDPEPYRLRVIGMFLTFAVLGFGAALNLLLSVQALL
- the holA gene encoding DNA polymerase III subunit delta, with the protein product MKVQPARADAFCAKPDPALRLLLLYGPDQGMVRERAQAATRAVLEDPNDPFRMAEIAAKQLRGDPAILNDEAAAMALTGGRRVVCLRDIGNEDAKQIETFLADPPGDALVVIETGDLGSAKASRLVRVVEASTCGAAVACYRDEGAGLPKLIDQVLAAANLSVTADAKAYLTANLGGDRLISRSELEKLVTYMSGPEDGRTREEASGSGPARRTVDLAEASAVVNDTAALSLQDIAYAVAGGQPAALDRALTRSFAEGQSPVAVLRGVARHFQQLHLVSAALAAGRDPESALKQLRPPVFWKVKEAFVAQARGWPPAWLGRALARLLEAEAACKRTGLPDRAICAQALLDLAGKAPLRRRSARH